In the Catenovulum adriaticum genome, ATGAGCTGTCCTTAATCATGATTTGAATGATTTTATTAATTAATAAATAATAGTTAAATTAGGAGGATTGTTGTGGCTTCTAAGGGATTTGTCAGAAACAATATAAATCAGTTCGCGTTTATTTACCGTGCCATAGACTTTTATTTTATTCAGATCAGTTTGTGGTTAGCTTGTCATTTAATGGATGTGCAATATGACTTTTTATATTTTGTTTTAGCATTAACAGCTAATGTCGGTTATTTTTTCACCGCAGAAGCATTTTGGCTTTATCGTTCATGGCGGGCTGGCGCGTTAAAAGAAATACTCTTTTATACGTGTTTAAGCTGGTTTGTAATGTTGTTGCCCGCATTGTTGTTTATCTTTTTCACTAAAACCGCGGATTATTATTCAAGACTCGCCTTAGGCAGTTGGATTTTATTGAGTTTGTTTTCTTTAGTTTCTTGGCGTGTTGTTTTTCGTTATTTTTTATTTGCTGTCAGACGAAAAGGCATTAACACTCGCTCGGTAGGTATTATTGGTGTAACTGAATCAGGAAAAAAATTAGCTCAAGAAATTTTAGAACACCCTGAAATGGGTTATCAATTATCAGCCATTTATGACGATCGACCAGAAGAAAGCTTTAGCAAAACATACCGAGCTTGGTATAAAGGTAATATTGAAGCAGCGATTGAGTCTGCCAAAGTAGGTGAAATAGATGTGCTCTTTATTGCATTGCCCCTTAGTTTAAAAGATCAAGTTGAAAGCGTATTATTGGCGTTAGGGGATACCACCCTAGATGTGCATGTTATTCCAGATTTCTTTACCTACAACTTACTACATTCACGCATGGCTCATGTTGGTGAAATTCAAACGATTAGTGTTTACGACACGCCAATGCGCGGCGGCGCTTCTATGATGAAACGAATAGAAGATGTGATATTAGCAGGTTGTATTTTGTCTGTTATTGCAGTGCCTATGATGCTCATTGCGATTGCAATTAAGCTCACCTCAAAAGGTCCGGTTATTTTTAAGCAAGACAGGTATGGCATGGATGGAAAGCGTATAAAAATATGGAAATTTAGAAGTATGACAGTAACCGAAAATAGCAACGTAGTTACCCAAGCTAAAAAAGGAGATGCTCGTATTACCTGGCTAGGCGGTATTTTACGTCGCACCTCACTTGATGAATTACCGCAGTTTATTAATGTTTTACAAGGCACAATGTCGGTGGTGGGGCCAAGACCACATGCCGTTGCTCATAACGA is a window encoding:
- a CDS encoding undecaprenyl-phosphate glucose phosphotransferase, with the protein product MASKGFVRNNINQFAFIYRAIDFYFIQISLWLACHLMDVQYDFLYFVLALTANVGYFFTAEAFWLYRSWRAGALKEILFYTCLSWFVMLLPALLFIFFTKTADYYSRLALGSWILLSLFSLVSWRVVFRYFLFAVRRKGINTRSVGIIGVTESGKKLAQEILEHPEMGYQLSAIYDDRPEESFSKTYRAWYKGNIEAAIESAKVGEIDVLFIALPLSLKDQVESVLLALGDTTLDVHVIPDFFTYNLLHSRMAHVGEIQTISVYDTPMRGGASMMKRIEDVILAGCILSVIAVPMMLIAIAIKLTSKGPVIFKQDRYGMDGKRIKIWKFRSMTVTENSNVVTQAKKGDARITWLGGILRRTSLDELPQFINVLQGTMSVVGPRPHAVAHNEQYRKVVDYYMLRHKMKPGITGWAQINGWRGETDTLDKMQMRIQFDLDYIRNWSLWMDFKIVIYTFYKGFVGKNVY